One part of the Populus alba chromosome 18, ASM523922v2, whole genome shotgun sequence genome encodes these proteins:
- the LOC118051612 gene encoding NADP-dependent malic enzyme yields the protein MESTLKEMREGASVLDMDPKSTVGGGVEDVYGEDRATEDVLVTPWTISVASGYTLLRDPHHNKGLAFTEKERDAHYLRGLLPPATISQQLQEKKLMNTIRQYQLPLQKYTAMMELEERNERLFYKLLIDHVEELLPVVYTPTVGEACQKYGSIFKRPQGLYISLKEKGKVLDVLKNWPQKSIQVIVVTDGERILGLGDLGCQGMGIPVGKLSLYTALGGVRPSACLPVTIDVGTNNEQLLKDEFYIGLRQKRATGQEYSELLHEFMTAVKQNYGEKVLIQFEDFANHNAFDLLAKYGTTHLVFNDDIQGTAAVVLAGLISALKLLGGSLADHTFLFLGAGEAGTGIAELIALEMSRRSKTPLEETRKKIWLTDSKGLIVSSRKESLQHFKKPWAHEHEPVKGLLEVVKAIKPTVLIGTSGVGKTFTKEVIEAMATINEKPLILALSNPTSQSECTAEEAYTWTKGKAIFASGSPFDPVEYEGKVFVPGQSNNAYIFPGLGLGLVISGAIRVHDDMLLAAAEALAGQIKEEYLAKGLIYPPLSNIRNISVQIAANVAAKAYELGLATRLPRPENLVKHAESCMYSPAYRHYR from the exons ATGGAGAGCACGCTGAAGGAGATGAGAGAGGGAGCTTCGGTGCTCGACATGGACCCCAAATCCACTGTCGGTGGTGGTGTTGAGGACGTTTATGGCGAGGATCGTGCTACTGAGGACGTGCTTGTTACTCCCTGGACCATCTCCGTTGCCAG TGGATATACCTTGTTGAGGGATCCACACCACAACAAAGGGCTTGCTTTCactgagaaagaaagagatgcACACTACCTGCGTGGTCTTCTTCCTCCAGCAACTATCTCTCAACAGCTTCAGGAAAAGAAATTGATGAACACCATTAGACAATATCAACTTCCTCTTCAAAAATATACGGCCATGATGGAACTTGAG GAAAGGAATGAAAGGTTGTTTTATAAGCTTTTGATCGATCATGTTGAGGAATTGCTTCCGGTTGTTTATACACCGACGGTTGGGGAAGCTTGCCAGAAGTATGGAAGTATTTTCAAGCGTCCTCAGGGTCTATATATAAGTTTAAAAGAGAA GGGGAAAGTTCTTGATGTGCTGAAAAACTGGCCTCAGAAGAGTATTCAAGTTATTGTTGTTACTGATGGTGAAAGAATTTTGGGACTTGGGGATCTTGGCTGTCAG GGAATGGGTATTCCTGTTGGGAAGTTGTCTCTTTACACTGCACTTGGAGGAGTTCGTCCTTCAGCT TGTTTGCCAGTAACCATTGATGTGGGTACGAACAACGAGCAATTGCTGAAGGATGAATTCTACATTGGACTGAGACAAAAGAGGGCAACTGGCCAG GAATACTCTGAACTTCTCCATGAGTTCATGACTGctgtaaaacaaaattatgggGAGAAAGTTCTGATTCAG TTCGAAGATTTTGCTAACCACAATGCTTTTGATCTGCTTGCAAAGTATGGCACAACTCATTTAGTCTTCAATGATGATATACAG GGGACGGCTGCTGTTGTTCTTGCAGGGCTTATTTCAGCACTGAAGTTGCTAGGTGGTTCCCTGGCTGATCACACTTTCTTGTTCCTTGGTGCTGGGGAA GCTGGAACAGGTATAGCAGAGCTTATAGCTCTAGAGATGTCAAGACGG tcaaAAACTCCTTTGGAAGAGACTCGCAAGAAGATTTGGCTGACAGATTCAAAG GGTTTGATTGTTAGTTCTCGCAAGGAATCATTACAACACTTCAAGAAACCATGGGCTCATGAACACGAACCCGTTAAAGGACTCCTAGAAGTTGTCAAG GCAATCAAACCAACAGTCTTGATCGGAACATCCGGAGTGGGAAAAACATTTACTAAGGAAGTGATTGAGGCCATGGCTACTATCAATGAG AAACCTCTAATTTTGGCTCTCTCCAACCCAACCTCACAATCTGAATGTACAGCTGAAGAAGCCTACACTTGGACCAAG GGCAAAGCAATTTTTGCTAGTGGAAGTCCATTTGATCCTGTCGAGTACGAGGGAAAAGTTTTTGTTCCTGGCCAG TCCAATAATGCTTACATTTTCCCTGGCCTTGGCCTGGGTTTGGTCATCTCTGGAGCTATTCGTGTTCATGATGATATGCTTCTGGCAGCCG CGGAAGCCTTGGCTGGGCAAATTAAAGAGGAGTACTTAGCAAAGGGGCTGATTTACCCACCTCTCTCTAACATCAGAAACATCTCAGTCCAAATTGCTGCTAACGTAGCTGCCAAGGCATATGAACTTG GCCTGGCCACACGTCTCCCCCGTCCAGAAAACCTTGTGAAGCACGCAGAGAGTTGCATGTACAGTCCCGCCTATAGACATTACCGGTGA
- the LOC118051610 gene encoding kihadalactone A synthase LFS isoform X1, which translates to MSKQDDTPASTTISFLNCIDLSTPDVQESVSLLKQACLDCGFFYVTNHGISQEFMEEVFSQSKKFFELPLSEKMKVLRNEKHRGYTPVLDELLDPDNQIHVGDYKEGYYIGVEVPEDDPEADKPFYGPNVWPADGILPGWRQTMEKFHQQALGVARAVSRIIALALDLEADFFDKPEMLGHPIAVMRLLHYAGQISDPSKGLYGAGAHSDYGLITLLATDDIYGLQICKDKDAQPQVWEFVAPLKGAFIVNLGDMLERWSNCIFKSTLHRVLGNGQERYSIAYFVEPSHECLVECLPTCKSEKKPPMFPPIKCEAYLSQRYKDTHADLKVYNKHQS; encoded by the exons ATGTCGAAGCAGGATGATACTCCCGCGTCTACGACAATTTCCTTCCTTAATTGCATCGATCTTTCAACCCCAGATGTCCAGGAATCTGTTTCCCTTCTCAAACAg GCGTGTTTGGATTGTGGATTTTTTTACGTGACAAATCATGGGATAAGCCAAGAATTCATGGAGGAGGTGTTTTCGCAGAGtaagaaattttttgaattgcCATTGAGTGAGAAAATGAAGGTTTTAAGGAATGAGAAGCATAGGGGTTACACTCCTGTTCTGGATGAGCTCTTGGATCCTGATAATCAAATTCATG TAGGAGACTACAAGGAGGGGTATTACATTGGAGTTGAAGTCCCTGAAGATGATCCTGAAGCTGACAAACCTTTTTATGGGCCCAATGTCTGGCCTGCAGATg GTATTTTGCCTGGATGGAGGCAGACTATGGAGAAGTTTCATCAACAAGCACT AGGGGTGGCTAGAGCAGTATCTAGGATCATAGCACTTGCGCTTGATCTGGAGGCTGATTTCTTTGATAAGCCAGAAATGCTTGGACATCCAATTGCAGTCATGCGTTTGCTGCACTATGCAG GTCAGATTTCCGATCCCTCAAAAGGATTATATGGGGCTGGAGCACATTCTGATTATGGTCTGATTACCCTCTTAGCCACTGATGATATTTATGGCCTCCAA ATATGCAAGGATAAAGATGCTCAACCTCAAGTATGGGAATTTGTAGCACCATTGAAGGG AGCATTTATAGTGAATCTTGGTGACATGCTGGAGCGATGGAGCAACTGTATTTTCAA GTCCACGTTGCACAGAGTTTTAGGGAATGGTCAGGAGCGATATTCT ATTGCCTATTTTGTGGAACCCAGTCATGAGTGTCTTGTGGAATGCTTGCCAACCTGCAAGTCAGAAAAAAAACCCCCCAT GTTTCCTCCTATCAAATGTGAGGCTTACCTTAGCCAACGCTACAAGGACACACATGCTGATCTGAAAGTATACAACAAACATCAAAGTTGA
- the LOC118051613 gene encoding kihadalactone A synthase LFS isoform X4: MENKHSGTGNDNATGTATKEVSFLNRIDLSSPDIHQSVSLLKQACLDCGFFYVINHGISEELMEEVFEQNKKFFELPLSEKMKVLRNEKHRGYTPLFDELLDPDNQVHGDYKEGYYIGVEVPEDDPKAEKPFYGPNVWPSDDILPGWRHTMEKYYLEALEVARAIVRIIALALDLEADFFDKPEILGQPLALLRLLKYPGQISDPSNGVYGAGAHTDYGLITLLSTDDVYGLQICKDKYAQPRVWEFIAPLKGAFIVNLGDMLERWSNCLFKSTLHRVLGNGQERYSIAYFVEPSFDCLVECLPTCKSKKNPPKQQIIIMLNPTDL, encoded by the exons atggagaataagCATTCTGGTACTGGTAATGATAATGCTACGGGTACTGCTACTAAGGAAGTCTCCTTCCTCAATCGCATCGATCTTTCCAGTCCCGATATTCATCAATCTGTTTCTCTTCTCAAACAg GCATGTTTGGATTGTGGATTTTTTTACGTGATCAATCATGGGATAAGTGAAGAATTGATGGAGGAGgtatttgagcaaaacaagaaatttttCGAGTTGCCATTAAGtgagaaaatgaaagttttaaGGAACGAGAAGCATAGAGGCTACACTCCTCTTTTTGATGAGCTCCTGGATCCTGATAATCAAGTTCATG GAGATTATAAGGAGGGTTATTACATTGGAGTTGAAGTGCCTGAAGATGATCCTAAAGCTGAGAAGCCATTTTATGGGCCCAATGTTTGGCCTTCAGATg ATATTTTGCCTGGTTGGAGGCACACTATGGAGAAGTATTACCTAGAGGCATT AGAAGTAGCAAGAGCCATTGTAAGGATCATAGCACTTGCACTTGATCTGGAGGCTGATTTCTTTGATAAGCCAGAAATTCTTGGCCAGCCACTTGCGTTATTGCGATTGCTAAAGTATCCAG GTCAGATTTCCGATCCCTCAAATGGAGTATATGGAGCTGGAGCACATACTGATTATGGTCTCATTACCCTCTTATCTACAGATGATGTTTATGGCCTCCAA ATATGCAAGGATAAATATGCTCAACCTCGAGTATGGGAATTCATAGCACCATTGAAAGG AGCATTCATAGTGAATCTTGGTGACATGCTGGAACGCTGGAGCAACTGTCTTTTCAA GTCCACTCTGCACAGAGTTTTAGGGAATGGTCAAGAGCGATATTCt ATTGCTTATTTTGTGGAACCTAGTTTTGACTGTCTTGTCGAATGCTTGCCAACCTGCAAGTCCAAGAAAAATCCACCCAA GCAGCAGATAATTATTATGCTTAACCCGACTGATCTGTGA
- the LOC118051613 gene encoding kihadalactone A synthase LFS isoform X2 yields MENKHSGTGNDNATGTATKEVSFLNRIDLSSPDIHQSVSLLKQACLDCGFFYVINHGISEELMEEVFEQNKKFFELPLSEKMKVLRNEKHRGYTPLFDELLDPDNQVHGDYKEGYYIGVEVPEDDPKAEKPFYGPNVWPSDDILPGWRHTMEKYYLEALEVARAIVRIIALALDLEADFFDKPEILGQPLALLRLLKYPGQISDPSNGVYGAGAHTDYGLITLLSTDDVYGLQICKDKYAQPRVWEFIAPLKGAFIVNLGDMLERWSNCLFKSTLHRVLGNGQERYSIAYFVEPSFDCLVECLPTCKSKKNPPKVLPITRIPFHANVHRPVQYEWVETVDDRAGFLFFLKMEVCISVVH; encoded by the exons atggagaataagCATTCTGGTACTGGTAATGATAATGCTACGGGTACTGCTACTAAGGAAGTCTCCTTCCTCAATCGCATCGATCTTTCCAGTCCCGATATTCATCAATCTGTTTCTCTTCTCAAACAg GCATGTTTGGATTGTGGATTTTTTTACGTGATCAATCATGGGATAAGTGAAGAATTGATGGAGGAGgtatttgagcaaaacaagaaatttttCGAGTTGCCATTAAGtgagaaaatgaaagttttaaGGAACGAGAAGCATAGAGGCTACACTCCTCTTTTTGATGAGCTCCTGGATCCTGATAATCAAGTTCATG GAGATTATAAGGAGGGTTATTACATTGGAGTTGAAGTGCCTGAAGATGATCCTAAAGCTGAGAAGCCATTTTATGGGCCCAATGTTTGGCCTTCAGATg ATATTTTGCCTGGTTGGAGGCACACTATGGAGAAGTATTACCTAGAGGCATT AGAAGTAGCAAGAGCCATTGTAAGGATCATAGCACTTGCACTTGATCTGGAGGCTGATTTCTTTGATAAGCCAGAAATTCTTGGCCAGCCACTTGCGTTATTGCGATTGCTAAAGTATCCAG GTCAGATTTCCGATCCCTCAAATGGAGTATATGGAGCTGGAGCACATACTGATTATGGTCTCATTACCCTCTTATCTACAGATGATGTTTATGGCCTCCAA ATATGCAAGGATAAATATGCTCAACCTCGAGTATGGGAATTCATAGCACCATTGAAAGG AGCATTCATAGTGAATCTTGGTGACATGCTGGAACGCTGGAGCAACTGTCTTTTCAA GTCCACTCTGCACAGAGTTTTAGGGAATGGTCAAGAGCGATATTCt ATTGCTTATTTTGTGGAACCTAGTTTTGACTGTCTTGTCGAATGCTTGCCAACCTGCAAGTCCAAGAAAAATCCACCCAA AGTTTTGCCAATTACAAGAATTCCTTTCCATGCAAATGTTCACCGGCCTGTGCAATATGAATGGGTGGAGACAGTAGATGATAGAGCcggcttccttttttttttgaaaatggaaGTGTGCATATCAGTTGTTCATTAA
- the LOC118051613 gene encoding kihadalactone A synthase LFS isoform X1, translated as MENKHSGTGNDNATGTATKEVSFLNRIDLSSPDIHQSVSLLKQACLDCGFFYVINHGISEELMEEVFEQNKKFFELPLSEKMKVLRNEKHRGYTPLFDELLDPDNQVHGDYKEGYYIGVEVPEDDPKAEKPFYGPNVWPSDDILPGWRHTMEKYYLEALEVARAIVRIIALALDLEADFFDKPEILGQPLALLRLLKYPGQISDPSNGVYGAGAHTDYGLITLLSTDDVYGLQICKDKYAQPRVWEFIAPLKGAFIVNLGDMLERWSNCLFKSTLHRVLGNGQERYSIAYFVEPSFDCLVECLPTCKSKKNPPKRVLPITRIPFHANVHRPVQYEWVETVDDRAGFLFFLKMEVCISVVH; from the exons atggagaataagCATTCTGGTACTGGTAATGATAATGCTACGGGTACTGCTACTAAGGAAGTCTCCTTCCTCAATCGCATCGATCTTTCCAGTCCCGATATTCATCAATCTGTTTCTCTTCTCAAACAg GCATGTTTGGATTGTGGATTTTTTTACGTGATCAATCATGGGATAAGTGAAGAATTGATGGAGGAGgtatttgagcaaaacaagaaatttttCGAGTTGCCATTAAGtgagaaaatgaaagttttaaGGAACGAGAAGCATAGAGGCTACACTCCTCTTTTTGATGAGCTCCTGGATCCTGATAATCAAGTTCATG GAGATTATAAGGAGGGTTATTACATTGGAGTTGAAGTGCCTGAAGATGATCCTAAAGCTGAGAAGCCATTTTATGGGCCCAATGTTTGGCCTTCAGATg ATATTTTGCCTGGTTGGAGGCACACTATGGAGAAGTATTACCTAGAGGCATT AGAAGTAGCAAGAGCCATTGTAAGGATCATAGCACTTGCACTTGATCTGGAGGCTGATTTCTTTGATAAGCCAGAAATTCTTGGCCAGCCACTTGCGTTATTGCGATTGCTAAAGTATCCAG GTCAGATTTCCGATCCCTCAAATGGAGTATATGGAGCTGGAGCACATACTGATTATGGTCTCATTACCCTCTTATCTACAGATGATGTTTATGGCCTCCAA ATATGCAAGGATAAATATGCTCAACCTCGAGTATGGGAATTCATAGCACCATTGAAAGG AGCATTCATAGTGAATCTTGGTGACATGCTGGAACGCTGGAGCAACTGTCTTTTCAA GTCCACTCTGCACAGAGTTTTAGGGAATGGTCAAGAGCGATATTCt ATTGCTTATTTTGTGGAACCTAGTTTTGACTGTCTTGTCGAATGCTTGCCAACCTGCAAGTCCAAGAAAAATCCACCCAA AAGAGTTTTGCCAATTACAAGAATTCCTTTCCATGCAAATGTTCACCGGCCTGTGCAATATGAATGGGTGGAGACAGTAGATGATAGAGCcggcttccttttttttttgaaaatggaaGTGTGCATATCAGTTGTTCATTAA
- the LOC118051613 gene encoding kihadalactone A synthase LFS isoform X3: MENKHSGTGNDNATGTATKEVSFLNRIDLSSPDIHQSVSLLKQACLDCGFFYVINHGISEELMEEVFEQNKKFFELPLSEKMKVLRNEKHRGYTPLFDELLDPDNQVHGDYKEGYYIGVEVPEDDPKAEKPFYGPNVWPSDDILPGWRHTMEKYYLEALEVARAIVRIIALALDLEADFFDKPEILGQPLALLRLLKYPGQISDPSNGVYGAGAHTDYGLITLLSTDDVYGLQICKDKYAQPRVWEFIAPLKGAFIVNLGDMLERWSNCLFKSTLHRVLGNGQERYSIAYFVEPSFDCLVECLPTCKSKKNPPKFPPVIYGDYLGQRYKDTHIDLNVYNKLQS; the protein is encoded by the exons atggagaataagCATTCTGGTACTGGTAATGATAATGCTACGGGTACTGCTACTAAGGAAGTCTCCTTCCTCAATCGCATCGATCTTTCCAGTCCCGATATTCATCAATCTGTTTCTCTTCTCAAACAg GCATGTTTGGATTGTGGATTTTTTTACGTGATCAATCATGGGATAAGTGAAGAATTGATGGAGGAGgtatttgagcaaaacaagaaatttttCGAGTTGCCATTAAGtgagaaaatgaaagttttaaGGAACGAGAAGCATAGAGGCTACACTCCTCTTTTTGATGAGCTCCTGGATCCTGATAATCAAGTTCATG GAGATTATAAGGAGGGTTATTACATTGGAGTTGAAGTGCCTGAAGATGATCCTAAAGCTGAGAAGCCATTTTATGGGCCCAATGTTTGGCCTTCAGATg ATATTTTGCCTGGTTGGAGGCACACTATGGAGAAGTATTACCTAGAGGCATT AGAAGTAGCAAGAGCCATTGTAAGGATCATAGCACTTGCACTTGATCTGGAGGCTGATTTCTTTGATAAGCCAGAAATTCTTGGCCAGCCACTTGCGTTATTGCGATTGCTAAAGTATCCAG GTCAGATTTCCGATCCCTCAAATGGAGTATATGGAGCTGGAGCACATACTGATTATGGTCTCATTACCCTCTTATCTACAGATGATGTTTATGGCCTCCAA ATATGCAAGGATAAATATGCTCAACCTCGAGTATGGGAATTCATAGCACCATTGAAAGG AGCATTCATAGTGAATCTTGGTGACATGCTGGAACGCTGGAGCAACTGTCTTTTCAA GTCCACTCTGCACAGAGTTTTAGGGAATGGTCAAGAGCGATATTCt ATTGCTTATTTTGTGGAACCTAGTTTTGACTGTCTTGTCGAATGCTTGCCAACCTGCAAGTCCAAGAAAAATCCACCCAA GTTTCCTCCAGTCATATATGGGGATTACCTTGGTCAACGCTACAAGGATACTCATATTGATCTGAACGTGTACAACAAACTGCAGAGTTGA
- the LOC118051610 gene encoding kihadalactone A synthase LFS isoform X2 — translation MSKQDDTPASTTISFLNCIDLSTPDVQESVSLLKQACLDCGFFYVTNHGISQEFMEEVFSQSKKFFELPLSEKMKVLRNEKHRGYTPVLDELLDPDNQIHGDYKEGYYIGVEVPEDDPEADKPFYGPNVWPADGILPGWRQTMEKFHQQALGVARAVSRIIALALDLEADFFDKPEMLGHPIAVMRLLHYAGQISDPSKGLYGAGAHSDYGLITLLATDDIYGLQICKDKDAQPQVWEFVAPLKGAFIVNLGDMLERWSNCIFKSTLHRVLGNGQERYSIAYFVEPSHECLVECLPTCKSEKKPPMFPPIKCEAYLSQRYKDTHADLKVYNKHQS, via the exons ATGTCGAAGCAGGATGATACTCCCGCGTCTACGACAATTTCCTTCCTTAATTGCATCGATCTTTCAACCCCAGATGTCCAGGAATCTGTTTCCCTTCTCAAACAg GCGTGTTTGGATTGTGGATTTTTTTACGTGACAAATCATGGGATAAGCCAAGAATTCATGGAGGAGGTGTTTTCGCAGAGtaagaaattttttgaattgcCATTGAGTGAGAAAATGAAGGTTTTAAGGAATGAGAAGCATAGGGGTTACACTCCTGTTCTGGATGAGCTCTTGGATCCTGATAATCAAATTCATG GAGACTACAAGGAGGGGTATTACATTGGAGTTGAAGTCCCTGAAGATGATCCTGAAGCTGACAAACCTTTTTATGGGCCCAATGTCTGGCCTGCAGATg GTATTTTGCCTGGATGGAGGCAGACTATGGAGAAGTTTCATCAACAAGCACT AGGGGTGGCTAGAGCAGTATCTAGGATCATAGCACTTGCGCTTGATCTGGAGGCTGATTTCTTTGATAAGCCAGAAATGCTTGGACATCCAATTGCAGTCATGCGTTTGCTGCACTATGCAG GTCAGATTTCCGATCCCTCAAAAGGATTATATGGGGCTGGAGCACATTCTGATTATGGTCTGATTACCCTCTTAGCCACTGATGATATTTATGGCCTCCAA ATATGCAAGGATAAAGATGCTCAACCTCAAGTATGGGAATTTGTAGCACCATTGAAGGG AGCATTTATAGTGAATCTTGGTGACATGCTGGAGCGATGGAGCAACTGTATTTTCAA GTCCACGTTGCACAGAGTTTTAGGGAATGGTCAGGAGCGATATTCT ATTGCCTATTTTGTGGAACCCAGTCATGAGTGTCTTGTGGAATGCTTGCCAACCTGCAAGTCAGAAAAAAAACCCCCCAT GTTTCCTCCTATCAAATGTGAGGCTTACCTTAGCCAACGCTACAAGGACACACATGCTGATCTGAAAGTATACAACAAACATCAAAGTTGA